The following coding sequences are from one Nicotiana tabacum cultivar K326 chromosome 1, ASM71507v2, whole genome shotgun sequence window:
- the LOC142164303 gene encoding uncharacterized protein LOC142164303, with amino-acid sequence MAEVFTAFPTAIFNENARIPMLSGDNYAEWKEKVLLTLGCSDLDLALCVDEPPIPAESSTPAAKANYERWERSNRLSLMLIKAHISQSIRGSIHNGDKVKAYMKAIDEQFGSSDKALASTLMKRLSSMTFNRNRTVRKHIMEIRDIAAKLKSLEADMSEPFLVHFILNSLLGKLASSRFLTTHIRINGQSMNF; translated from the exons ATGGCTGAAG TCTTTACCGCTTTTCCTACTGCTATTTTTAATGAGAATGCTCGAATTCCAATGCTTTCTGGTGACAATTATGCTGAATGGAAGGAGAAAGTCCTTCTCACTTTGGGGTGCTCGGACCTAGACCTGGCACTCTGTGTGGATGAACCACCTATTCCCGCGGAATCAAGTACGCCAGCTGCTAAGGCTAATTATGAGCGATGGGAGCGATCTAATCGCTTAAGTTTAATGCTCATAAAAGCTCACATAAGCCAAAGCATTAGAGGTTCTATCCATAATGGCGATAAGGTCAAAGCTTACATGAAGGCAATTGATGAACAATTCGGAAGCTCTGACAAGGCATTGGCCAGCACCCTTATGAAGAGGCTCTCAAGTATGACTTTCAACAGAAATCGTACAGTGCGTAAGCACATTATGGAGATAAGAGACATTGCTGCTAAACTCAAGTCCCTTGAGGCGGATATGTCTGAACCATTTCTTGTGCATTTCATTCTCAACTCCCTTCTTGGGAAATTGGCCAGTTCAAGATTTCTTACAACACACATAAGGATAAATGGTCAATCAATGAACTTTTGA
- the LOC142164302 gene encoding putative protein phosphatase 2C 55 → MAIDEVDTIDECPNFLNESTNIQINTEPIDENFGTWMASDAFYIPKYGKAPLGEDAHFICIEEQTIGVADGVGGWAKRGIDSGEYAREFVRNAKLSIHKQREQKNKIDPKKVLNEAYLNTISQGNIGKSDDPSVAQEIEVPVEIWDVIVMGSDGLFDNVHNFELEALVQDGLIDLYELEDTKMLARKIAEYALKNSENKLICTPFSTESLKAGKQRIGVKRDDITVIVANILPLQFHLCYVIRYIIVGVTAKEYMC, encoded by the exons ATGGCTATAGATGAGGTGGATACTATAGACGAGTGTCCAAACTTCCTCAATGAGAGTACTAATATTCAGATTAATACTGAACCTATTGATGAAAATTTTGGCACGTGGATGGCGTCTGACGCATTTTACATACCAAAATATGGCAAAGCTCCTCTAGGCGAAGATGCACATTTTATTTGCATAGAAGAACAGACCATAGGCGTAGCCGATGGCGTTGGTGGATGGGCTAAACGGGGTATTGATTCTGGAGAATATGCTAGAGAGTTTGTTAGAAACGCCAAATTGTCAATTCACAAGCAGAGAGAGCAAAAGAATAAAATTGACCCTAAGAAAGTTCTCAATGAAGCTTACTTGAACACAATATCTCAAG GGAATATTGGTAAATCTGATGATCCAAGTGTGGCACAGGAAATTGAGGTTCCAGTAGAAATATGGGATGTGATAGTGATGGGATCAGATGGACTGTTCGATAATGTTCATAATTTTGAGTTGGAGGCATTAGTACAGGACGGGCTAATAGATTTGTACGAATTGGAAGATACCAAGATGTTAGCGCGCAAGATTGCAGAATATGCACTGAAGAATTCAGAAAATAAGTTGATTTGTACACCTTTTTCAACAGAGAGTTTGAAGGCTGGGAAACAACGTATTGGTGTCAAGCGTGATGATATTACAGTCATAGTTGCCAATATTTTGCCTCTACAGTTCCATTTATGTTATGTGATTAGATATATTATTGTTGGTGTAACTGCAAAAGAATATATGTGTTAG